The proteins below come from a single Psychrobacter sp. PL19 genomic window:
- the hisC gene encoding histidinol-phosphate transaminase: MQSTESTDVNSVQPTVAYDSILELAPYQTGKPVEELTREYGVSDVVKLASNENSMGCSPYVTLAITEQLGQLARYPDGNGYYLKQALADFTDVKLECITLGNGSNDLLDILARTFVGTDDAIVYSQYAFVVYSMLAKMQGATGIEVPAQRFGHDLDAMRQAVEDNANTKMVFIANPNNPTGTQLEHAELHEFVASLPSSVLVVLDEAYIEYSPESNNRALLDEFDNVVIVRTFSKAYGLAGLRVGYALSSAPIAGLLNRIRQPFNVSRIGLAAAAAALADQDFIDSVRLTNQEQMRWLEKQFDALGLGFIKSHANFIMVEIDDEDTAAINQALLEQGVIVRPLVNYGLPDWLRITVGVAEDNMRLIDTLRSILTDD, translated from the coding sequence ATGCAGTCCACTGAATCGACAGACGTAAACTCAGTACAGCCAACAGTTGCTTATGATAGTATTCTAGAGCTGGCGCCTTATCAAACAGGTAAGCCAGTTGAAGAGCTGACCCGTGAGTATGGGGTCTCTGACGTGGTGAAGTTGGCGAGTAATGAAAATTCGATGGGCTGCTCACCTTATGTGACTTTAGCGATTACCGAACAGCTGGGGCAGTTGGCACGTTATCCTGATGGTAACGGCTATTATCTTAAGCAAGCCCTTGCTGACTTTACTGATGTAAAATTAGAGTGCATTACTTTAGGCAATGGCTCTAATGATTTACTCGATATCTTAGCACGCACGTTTGTGGGTACGGATGATGCGATAGTCTATAGTCAGTATGCCTTTGTGGTCTATTCAATGTTGGCTAAGATGCAAGGTGCAACAGGTATTGAAGTGCCGGCGCAGCGTTTTGGTCATGACCTCGACGCGATGCGTCAGGCCGTTGAAGATAATGCCAATACTAAAATGGTATTTATTGCCAATCCTAACAATCCAACCGGTACCCAGCTTGAGCATGCAGAATTGCATGAGTTTGTTGCCAGCCTACCAAGTTCGGTGTTAGTGGTATTAGATGAGGCTTATATTGAGTACAGCCCGGAAAGTAATAATCGAGCGCTATTAGATGAGTTTGATAATGTAGTGATTGTGCGCACTTTTTCTAAAGCGTATGGACTAGCAGGACTGCGTGTTGGTTATGCCCTCAGCTCTGCGCCGATAGCAGGCTTGTTGAATCGCATTCGTCAACCCTTTAACGTTAGCCGTATCGGCTTGGCCGCTGCCGCTGCCGCTCTAGCTGACCAAGACTTTATCGACAGTGTCCGTCTGACCAACCAAGAACAAATGCGCTGGTTAGAAAAGCAATTTGACGCGCTTGGACTTGGGTTTATCAAGTCACATGCTAATTTCATCATGGTTGAAATAGACGATGAAGATACAGCTGCTATTAATCAAGCGCTACTTGAGCAAGGCGTTATCGTTCGTCCGCTTGTCAATTATGGCCTACCTGACTGGTTGCGAATTACCGTTGGGGTAGCTGAAGACAATATGCGCCTGATTGATACCTTGCGCTCTATATTGACGGATGATTGA